In a genomic window of Flavobacterium lipolyticum:
- a CDS encoding anthranilate synthase component I family protein, which produces MRVTIYKDISDPEHFKQQLLSWSQQFREVVFLDSNSYPQEYSSFDFVLAVDAFTSLKTDFHNAFEDLKQYQQTTKDWLFGYLSYDLKNDTENLTSSNFDGLDFPDLFFFQPKKIFTLKENKLEIQYLLLCDDELEEDYEEIVTSKYDAFETVSAIEVKQRISKEAYVEKVNKMLEHIHIGDMYEANFCMEFFAENTEINPLEKFQKLDAISQAPFSVFFKNHKQYLLSASPERYLKKVGETLISQPIKGTSKRFSDPVEDEKSKQFLASDPKERAENIMITDLVRNDLSHTAQKGAVEVTELCKIYSFLQVHQMISTITSKIDPQYSPIDVLRTTFPMGSMTGAPKISVMKIIENLEETKRGLYSGAVGYFTPEGDFDFNVVIRSILYNQENKYISFSVGSAITSQSIPEKEYEECLLKAKAMHEVLQ; this is translated from the coding sequence TTGAGAGTTACCATTTACAAAGACATTTCAGATCCAGAGCATTTTAAACAACAGCTTTTAAGCTGGTCACAACAATTTCGGGAGGTTGTTTTTTTGGATAGTAATTCCTATCCACAGGAATATTCAAGCTTTGATTTTGTTTTGGCAGTGGATGCTTTTACCTCTTTAAAAACAGATTTTCATAATGCTTTTGAAGATCTGAAACAATATCAGCAAACGACTAAAGACTGGCTTTTTGGATATCTTTCCTATGATTTAAAAAACGATACAGAAAATCTCACATCATCAAATTTTGACGGTTTAGATTTTCCGGATTTGTTTTTCTTTCAGCCTAAAAAGATTTTTACGTTAAAAGAAAATAAACTCGAAATACAATATTTATTGCTTTGCGATGATGAGCTGGAAGAGGATTATGAAGAAATCGTTACTAGTAAATATGATGCCTTTGAAACGGTAAGCGCGATTGAAGTCAAACAGCGTATTTCAAAAGAGGCTTACGTTGAAAAAGTGAACAAAATGCTGGAGCACATTCATATAGGTGATATGTATGAGGCTAATTTTTGCATGGAATTTTTCGCTGAGAATACCGAAATTAATCCGTTGGAAAAATTCCAGAAATTAGATGCGATATCACAAGCTCCGTTTTCGGTATTTTTTAAGAATCATAAACAATATTTGCTTTCGGCTTCTCCGGAGCGGTACCTGAAAAAGGTTGGTGAAACTTTAATTTCTCAACCGATAAAAGGAACTTCAAAACGATTTTCAGATCCGGTTGAAGACGAAAAATCAAAACAATTTTTAGCATCAGATCCTAAAGAACGGGCTGAGAATATTATGATTACCGATTTGGTGCGGAATGATCTGTCGCATACAGCACAGAAAGGTGCTGTTGAAGTAACGGAACTTTGTAAAATTTACTCATTTTTGCAGGTGCACCAAATGATCTCAACCATCACCTCAAAAATAGATCCGCAGTATTCACCGATAGATGTTTTAAGAACTACTTTTCCAATGGGAAGCATGACGGGAGCGCCAAAAATTTCAGTCATGAAGATTATCGAAAATCTGGAAGAAACCAAACGAGGTCTGTACAGTGGTGCAGTTGGTTATTTCACGCCTGAAGGTGATTTCGATTTTAATGTGGTGATAAGAAGTATTTTGTACAATCAGGAAAATAAATATATTTCGTTTTCGGTCGGAAGTGCGATTACTTCCCAATCGATTCCAGAAAAAGAGTACGAAGAATGTTTGTTAAAGGCAAAAGCAATGCACGAAGTTTTGCAATAA
- the tilS gene encoding tRNA lysidine(34) synthetase TilS, with amino-acid sequence MLSKFQNHLAVRFPFLEDKKLFLAVSGGLDSMVLLHLFQQLPFEIAVLHCNFQLRGVESFGDQDFIQKYCDENDISIFSTQFDTEAFAKDYKLSTQVAARELRYNWFYELLEKQNFDYILTAHHADDNLETFIINLTRGTGLDGLIGIPEQNDKIVRPLLPFSRAEILDYAQQNNISWREDSSNASNKYLRNKIRHDLVPILKEINPNFLNAFQKTQGYLQESQEMVEDASIMIYQQVAKEEGEDIHFDLNQLRKLPNYKSYLYQWLNEFGFVAWNDIYDLVEGQSGKQVFSADFRLLKNRDTLILSPISELEENEVFEIRAEEKDVNFPLKLRLCQVDDITIDSNKAIFVDAEKIRFPLILRKWKEGDVFHPFGMNGKSKKLSKLFKDEKLSLIEKEKIWILCSDNQIVWVIGIRQDERFKIENTTNEIIKIELL; translated from the coding sequence ATGCTTTCAAAATTTCAAAATCATCTCGCTGTAAGATTTCCATTTCTGGAGGATAAAAAGCTGTTTCTGGCAGTAAGTGGAGGATTGGATAGCATGGTTTTACTGCATTTGTTTCAACAATTGCCGTTTGAGATCGCCGTTTTACACTGTAATTTTCAATTGCGTGGAGTAGAAAGTTTTGGAGATCAGGATTTTATTCAAAAGTACTGTGACGAGAATGATATTTCGATTTTTAGTACTCAATTTGATACCGAGGCTTTTGCCAAAGATTATAAATTATCCACTCAGGTTGCGGCCCGAGAACTGCGTTACAACTGGTTTTACGAACTTCTGGAAAAACAAAATTTCGACTATATTTTAACGGCGCATCATGCCGACGACAATCTCGAAACTTTTATAATCAATCTAACCCGAGGGACAGGATTAGACGGACTGATTGGGATTCCGGAGCAAAATGATAAAATTGTTCGTCCGCTTTTGCCCTTTTCCAGAGCCGAAATTTTAGACTATGCCCAACAAAATAATATATCGTGGCGCGAAGACAGCAGTAATGCGTCAAACAAATACCTGCGAAATAAAATCCGTCACGATCTTGTCCCGATCTTGAAAGAAATCAATCCAAATTTTTTAAACGCCTTTCAGAAAACGCAGGGATATTTGCAGGAATCTCAGGAAATGGTTGAGGATGCTTCGATCATGATTTACCAGCAAGTGGCGAAAGAAGAGGGAGAAGACATTCACTTTGATTTGAATCAGCTCAGGAAATTACCCAATTATAAATCGTATTTGTATCAGTGGTTAAATGAATTTGGTTTCGTAGCCTGGAATGATATTTATGATTTGGTAGAGGGACAATCCGGTAAACAGGTTTTTTCGGCTGATTTTCGATTGTTGAAAAACAGAGATACTTTGATTTTGAGTCCAATTTCTGAATTAGAAGAAAATGAAGTATTCGAAATTAGAGCAGAGGAGAAAGACGTTAATTTTCCCTTAAAATTAAGGCTTTGTCAGGTAGACGACATTACAATAGATTCAAATAAAGCTATATTTGTGGACGCTGAAAAAATCCGTTTCCCACTTATTTTGCGTAAATGGAAGGAGGGAGATGTTTTTCATCCTTTTGGAATGAATGGGAAATCTAAAAAGCTAAGCAAACTTTTTAAAGATGAAAAATTGTCGCTGATTGAAAAGGAGAAAATTTGGATTTTATGCTCAGATAATCAGATTGTGTGGGTTATTGGAATCAGACAGGATGAACGCTTTAAAATTGAGAATACAACAAACGAAATAATTAAAATAGAATTATTATAA
- a CDS encoding ammonium transporter — protein MRKIILSVILITILVLTFLSNFILSDNPIPAEAVKFDTGDTAWMIVATAFVLLMTPGLGFFYGGMVGKKNVISTMLQSFMAMVIVTILWVIVAFGLAFGPSIRGIIGDPTSNLFFQNVGTSTAWSLAPTIPFMLFALFQAKFAIITPALITGAFAERVRFWAYLLFMVLFILIIYSPLAHMTWHPDGVFFKMGVLDFAGGTVVHMSAGWAALAGAIFLGKRKIQKVNPARITYVLLGTGLLWFGWFGFNAGSALGANGLAVQALGTTTVAAAAAAMAWVFLDKILGHKLSALGACIGAVVGLVAITPAAGFVSISHAIFIGAFSAIVSNLVVSKFPKGKIDDALDVFACHGVGGMVGMLLTGVFASKAINPAVGDNQGLIFGTPTLFINQLTALVIVSIFAFVGSYALFFVVNKITPLRVTEEKEELGLDISQHGEFL, from the coding sequence ATGCGAAAAATTATTTTAAGTGTGATTCTTATCACGATTTTAGTACTCACCTTTTTATCCAACTTTATACTATCCGATAATCCAATTCCGGCAGAAGCTGTAAAGTTTGACACAGGAGATACAGCCTGGATGATCGTAGCCACTGCTTTTGTTTTGCTTATGACACCGGGATTAGGATTTTTCTACGGAGGAATGGTAGGTAAGAAAAACGTTATTAGTACCATGCTGCAAAGTTTTATGGCAATGGTAATTGTTACTATCTTATGGGTTATTGTCGCTTTCGGATTAGCATTTGGCCCTTCTATTCGCGGAATCATTGGAGACCCAACTTCCAATTTATTCTTTCAGAATGTCGGTACCAGCACTGCCTGGAGTCTTGCCCCAACCATACCTTTTATGTTATTCGCATTGTTTCAGGCAAAATTCGCCATTATTACACCTGCACTAATCACTGGTGCATTTGCAGAACGTGTGCGTTTTTGGGCTTATTTGTTATTCATGGTTTTATTCATCCTAATCATATATTCTCCTTTAGCGCATATGACATGGCATCCTGACGGAGTATTCTTTAAAATGGGAGTATTAGATTTCGCGGGAGGAACAGTAGTGCACATGAGTGCCGGATGGGCCGCTTTAGCAGGAGCAATATTCTTAGGAAAAAGAAAAATTCAAAAAGTAAATCCGGCCAGAATTACTTATGTTTTACTTGGAACAGGTTTGTTATGGTTTGGATGGTTTGGTTTCAATGCAGGTTCCGCATTAGGGGCTAACGGATTAGCTGTTCAGGCCTTAGGAACAACAACTGTTGCTGCCGCAGCTGCTGCTATGGCTTGGGTTTTCCTGGATAAGATCTTAGGACACAAATTATCCGCTCTGGGCGCTTGCATAGGAGCGGTCGTAGGACTGGTTGCCATTACTCCTGCCGCAGGTTTTGTAAGCATCTCTCATGCTATTTTCATCGGAGCATTCTCTGCCATCGTTAGTAATCTGGTAGTAAGCAAATTCCCTAAAGGAAAAATCGATGATGCGTTAGACGTTTTCGCCTGTCATGGTGTTGGTGGTATGGTAGGAATGCTGTTAACCGGTGTTTTTGCCTCGAAAGCAATCAACCCTGCCGTTGGAGACAATCAAGGTCTAATTTTTGGAACTCCAACACTATTTATCAATCAATTAACTGCTTTGGTAATCGTTTCTATCTTTGCTTTTGTAGGTTCTTACGCTTTATTCTTTGTCGTAAACAAAATTACCCCGCTAAGAGTTACTGAAGAAAAAGAAGAATTAGGATTAGATATTTCTCAACACGGGGAATTCTTATAA
- the lpdA gene encoding dihydrolipoyl dehydrogenase: MSSFDVVIIGSGPGGYVSAIRCAQLGFKTAIVEKYNSLGGTCLNVGCIPSKALLSSSHHYAEIAHFADHGIEVSGDVKINLEKMIARKQAVVDQTAGGVNYLMDKNKVTVFNGLGSFVDATHIAVTKADGTSETIEAKYTIIATGSKPSSLPFIKIDKERIITSTEALALKEVPKHLVIIGGGVIGIELGQVYLRLGAQVSVVEFMDRIIPGMDSSLSKELTKVLKKQGMKFYVSHKVKSVERNGDAVVVQAENAKGETITLEGDYSLVSVGRRPYTDGLNADKAGVKISDRGQVEVNDHLQTNVPNIYAIGDVVRGAMLAHKAEEEGTMVAEILAGQKPHIDYNLIPGVVYTWPEVAAVGQTEEQLKAAGVKYKSGSFPFKALGRARASADLDGFVKILADEKTDEVLGVHMIGARTADLIAEAVTAMEFKASAEDISRMSHAHPTFAEAIKEAALAATDNRALHV; this comes from the coding sequence ATGAGTTCATTTGACGTAGTCATTATAGGTTCAGGTCCTGGCGGATATGTATCAGCAATTCGTTGCGCACAATTGGGATTTAAAACTGCAATTGTAGAAAAGTATAACTCTTTAGGTGGAACTTGCCTTAACGTAGGTTGTATTCCTTCAAAAGCATTATTATCGTCTTCTCATCATTATGCGGAAATTGCACATTTTGCAGATCACGGAATCGAAGTTTCAGGTGATGTGAAAATCAATTTAGAGAAAATGATCGCACGCAAGCAAGCTGTTGTAGATCAAACTGCAGGTGGAGTTAACTACTTAATGGATAAAAATAAAGTTACTGTTTTTAATGGTTTAGGTTCTTTCGTAGATGCAACGCACATTGCTGTGACAAAAGCTGACGGAACTTCCGAAACGATTGAAGCAAAATATACCATAATTGCTACAGGTTCAAAACCATCTTCTTTGCCTTTCATTAAAATTGACAAAGAAAGAATCATCACTTCTACTGAGGCTTTGGCTTTAAAAGAAGTTCCAAAACACTTGGTAATTATTGGTGGTGGAGTAATCGGAATTGAGCTTGGACAAGTTTACCTTCGTTTAGGTGCTCAGGTTTCTGTTGTAGAATTCATGGACAGAATCATTCCGGGAATGGATAGTTCTTTGTCTAAAGAATTGACTAAAGTATTGAAAAAACAAGGAATGAAATTCTACGTTTCTCACAAAGTAAAATCTGTAGAAAGAAACGGTGATGCTGTTGTGGTTCAGGCTGAAAATGCAAAAGGAGAAACAATCACTTTAGAAGGAGATTATTCATTAGTTTCTGTTGGACGTCGTCCGTATACAGACGGATTGAACGCTGACAAAGCAGGAGTAAAAATTTCTGATAGAGGACAAGTAGAAGTAAACGATCATTTACAAACTAACGTTCCAAATATCTACGCTATCGGTGACGTTGTTCGTGGAGCAATGTTGGCACACAAAGCGGAAGAAGAAGGAACTATGGTTGCTGAGATCTTAGCAGGTCAAAAACCACATATCGATTACAACTTAATCCCTGGTGTGGTATACACTTGGCCAGAAGTTGCAGCAGTTGGACAAACTGAAGAGCAATTGAAAGCTGCAGGAGTTAAATACAAATCAGGAAGTTTCCCATTCAAAGCTTTAGGACGTGCAAGAGCAAGTGCTGACTTAGATGGATTCGTAAAAATCCTTGCAGATGAAAAAACAGACGAGGTTTTAGGTGTTCACATGATTGGAGCCCGTACAGCAGATTTAATCGCCGAAGCGGTTACAGCTATGGAATTTAAAGCTTCTGCTGAAGATATCTCAAGAATGAGCCATGCGCATCCAACTTTTGCTGAAGCAATAAAAGAAGCGGCTTTGGCAGCTACTGATAACAGAGCATTACACGTATAA
- a CDS encoding SRPBCC domain-containing protein: MEKLQFKIEINATAQKVYEAMLGLKDKNTYEHWTAAFNPTSTYEGSWEKGSKIYFVGLDENGKKGGMVSEIVENQPAEFISIRHYGFLDGETEITTGEQVEKWTGGHENYSYQENNGITTVTVDLDTVDEYLDYFTSTYPTALNKLKEISER, translated from the coding sequence ATGGAAAAACTACAATTCAAAATAGAGATAAATGCAACGGCTCAAAAAGTTTATGAGGCGATGCTGGGTTTGAAAGATAAAAATACCTACGAACATTGGACAGCAGCATTTAATCCAACTTCTACCTATGAAGGAAGCTGGGAAAAAGGCAGTAAAATTTATTTTGTAGGCCTGGATGAAAACGGAAAAAAGGGCGGAATGGTTTCTGAAATTGTAGAAAACCAACCCGCTGAATTTATATCTATAAGACATTACGGTTTCCTGGATGGCGAAACTGAAATTACTACAGGGGAACAAGTTGAAAAATGGACTGGCGGACATGAAAATTATTCCTATCAGGAAAATAACGGTATAACTACTGTCACTGTAGATCTGGATACCGTAGACGAATACTTAGATTATTTTACAAGTACCTATCCAACGGCATTAAACAAACTAAAAGAAATTTCAGAGCGATAA
- a CDS encoding type II toxin-antitoxin system RelE/ParE family toxin: MVFKIKILPLAENEIDKAIEFYESRSKGLGKQFLSYLKTYLQVLKTHPELFQIKKEPGYRELTLVKFPFVIIYEIIGNEIIVYSVFHTSRNPKKKP, encoded by the coding sequence ATGGTTTTCAAAATTAAAATTTTACCCTTAGCTGAAAATGAAATTGATAAAGCTATTGAATTCTATGAAAGTAGGAGCAAAGGTTTAGGAAAGCAATTTCTATCCTACTTAAAAACATATCTACAGGTTTTAAAAACACATCCGGAATTATTTCAAATAAAAAAAGAACCTGGTTATCGTGAATTAACTTTGGTAAAATTTCCATTTGTAATTATTTATGAAATTATTGGAAATGAAATAATCGTTTACTCTGTTTTCCACACTTCCAGAAATCCTAAGAAAAAGCCTTAA
- a CDS encoding DoxX family membrane protein, with amino-acid sequence MKIATIIVRVLIGLLLLFASLSFFFKLAPEPETTGDFKAFNMGLVASTYLLPLAKSIELLCGIAFVTGRYVTLANILILPITVNILFINYFLNPNGLPLAVLLFLANLFLIYRYWDNYKSIFTR; translated from the coding sequence ATGAAAATTGCTACCATTATTGTCCGTGTTTTAATTGGCCTTTTGTTATTATTCGCTTCTCTTAGTTTTTTCTTCAAACTGGCTCCGGAACCAGAAACTACCGGTGATTTTAAAGCTTTTAATATGGGGCTAGTTGCCTCAACTTATTTATTGCCATTAGCAAAATCAATCGAACTACTTTGCGGAATTGCGTTTGTAACAGGACGATATGTAACACTAGCCAATATACTGATCTTACCCATTACGGTAAACATTTTGTTTATTAATTATTTTCTAAATCCAAATGGTTTACCATTGGCCGTTTTATTATTTCTTGCCAATCTGTTTTTAATCTACAGATATTGGGATAATTACAAAAGCATTTTCACCAGATAA
- a CDS encoding DUF4349 domain-containing protein, with protein MKTIANLGLTSLVLILLFFSCKKFDPATSESLEDQKTTTDSTAISSSAAVEKKDGKQKFIRTADIKFKVKNVVKSTYAIENTTQKFGGFVTYTSLQSTIRDQVKTKISPDSTLETTKYTVQNDITIRVPNTQLDTVIKIIAKQIDFLDFRLIKADDVSLKLLSNQLSQKRNTVTQKRVEKAIDTKGKKINDVMEAENALANQKEANDNSIIENLSLEDQINFSTITLQLYQNETIKQEIMASEKDSDAYKPNLGIQIIDSLKNGWYILETIFVFLINLWPFLLIGFGGFFLYKKYFKK; from the coding sequence ATGAAAACAATTGCCAACCTTGGATTGACTTCCTTAGTGCTTATCCTCTTATTCTTTTCCTGCAAAAAATTCGATCCCGCTACATCAGAAAGCCTTGAAGACCAAAAAACTACAACAGACAGCACTGCGATTTCTTCATCGGCAGCAGTGGAAAAAAAAGACGGTAAGCAAAAATTCATTCGCACTGCCGATATTAAATTTAAGGTAAAAAACGTCGTTAAATCTACTTATGCAATTGAAAACACCACTCAGAAATTTGGAGGTTTTGTAACCTACACCAGCTTACAAAGCACCATTCGTGATCAGGTTAAAACCAAAATCAGTCCCGACAGCACACTCGAAACCACTAAATATACGGTACAAAACGACATTACAATCCGTGTTCCCAATACACAGCTCGATACTGTTATTAAAATCATAGCCAAACAAATTGATTTTCTGGACTTCAGACTTATCAAAGCCGATGATGTTTCTTTAAAGTTATTATCCAATCAGCTTTCGCAAAAAAGAAACACTGTTACACAAAAAAGAGTCGAAAAAGCAATTGATACTAAGGGCAAAAAAATCAATGATGTTATGGAAGCTGAAAATGCGCTGGCGAACCAGAAAGAAGCCAATGATAACAGCATTATTGAGAATTTATCCTTAGAAGATCAAATCAACTTCAGTACCATAACTTTACAGCTGTATCAAAACGAAACAATAAAACAAGAGATAATGGCCAGTGAAAAAGACAGTGATGCTTATAAGCCAAACCTAGGCATTCAAATCATCGATTCGCTAAAAAATGGCTGGTACATTCTTGAAACGATCTTTGTTTTTCTAATTAATTTGTGGCCATTTCTTTTGATTGGTTTTGGAGGATTTTTCCTTTACAAAAAATACTTTAAGAAATAA
- a CDS encoding protein-disulfide reductase DsbD family protein, with protein sequence MNPNYYQQTIISKSVWNKSIVFLLFFLFAFAKGNAQILEPVKWTSKIEKRAGNNAVLIFDGTIEKEWHMYSQFTPEGGPLALEITFKNQKGNYNLVGKAKEGKTKTAFNDVFGVNETFFEGKAHIEQEITIINPNLKTVEVDFDFQVCKEVCINSSKKFSIAIPSNFKMDAVAVVTESKPDETKVADLAVDTVSKTAVSEKLELKKIDHATAEVVDHVKKPAPSRSLWSIFFIAFISGFAALLTPCVFPMIPMTVSFFTKQSKSRAKGIRNAIIYGFSIIAIYVILGLIVTKIFGADALNALSTDVWFNLIFFVILIIFATSFLGAFEIMLPNSWANKADQQADRGGLIGILFMALALAIVSFSCTGPIVGTLLVEAASNGGIAPVVGMLGFSLALALPFMFFAMFPGWLNSLPKSGGWLNTVKVVLGFLELALAFKFLSNADLVLQLHFLEREVFIAIWIAIFAALTLYLFGKITLPHDSPLNHISVGRLYLGLLTLVFTVYLIPGLWGAPLKLISAFPPPPQYSESPFGVGGSANSNNGSTETISGLPEGAELGPHGIMVFHDYEDGLAYAKSINKPIMLDFTGYACVNCRKMENNVWSEPMILPILKNEVVLISLYVDDKRDLPKEEQYVTAKGDKIETVGDKWTDFMISKYKTNTQPLYVITDLEGKNLNNSKPTISYVSEEEYLQWLKEGISNFK encoded by the coding sequence ATGAACCCTAACTACTACCAACAAACGATAATATCGAAAAGTGTCTGGAATAAATCCATTGTTTTTTTATTGTTTTTTCTTTTTGCATTTGCAAAGGGGAATGCTCAAATTCTCGAACCGGTAAAATGGACTTCAAAAATCGAAAAGAGAGCCGGTAATAATGCTGTTTTGATTTTTGACGGAACAATTGAAAAAGAGTGGCACATGTATTCGCAGTTTACACCTGAAGGTGGACCACTTGCTTTAGAGATTACCTTTAAAAATCAGAAAGGAAATTACAATTTGGTTGGAAAGGCTAAAGAAGGAAAAACCAAAACAGCTTTTAATGATGTCTTTGGTGTAAATGAAACTTTCTTTGAAGGCAAAGCACATATCGAACAAGAGATCACAATTATTAACCCAAATTTAAAGACGGTTGAGGTTGATTTTGACTTTCAGGTTTGTAAAGAAGTTTGTATCAATTCCAGTAAAAAGTTTTCTATAGCGATTCCATCAAATTTTAAAATGGATGCCGTTGCAGTAGTAACAGAATCGAAACCGGATGAGACTAAAGTGGCTGATTTAGCTGTTGATACGGTGAGTAAAACAGCTGTTTCGGAAAAATTAGAACTGAAGAAAATTGATCACGCAACAGCGGAAGTTGTAGATCATGTAAAGAAACCAGCACCATCAAGAAGTTTATGGTCGATCTTTTTTATTGCTTTTATTTCAGGATTTGCAGCTTTGTTGACTCCTTGTGTTTTTCCGATGATCCCAATGACGGTAAGTTTTTTTACCAAACAAAGTAAAAGCAGGGCTAAAGGAATACGAAATGCTATCATTTATGGTTTTTCTATTATTGCTATTTATGTAATATTAGGATTGATTGTAACCAAAATTTTTGGGGCAGATGCGCTGAATGCACTATCTACAGATGTTTGGTTTAACCTGATTTTCTTTGTGATCCTGATTATTTTTGCTACTTCATTTTTAGGAGCTTTCGAAATTATGCTGCCTAATTCATGGGCGAATAAAGCAGATCAGCAGGCCGACAGAGGAGGTTTAATTGGTATATTGTTTATGGCTTTGGCTTTGGCTATAGTGTCGTTTTCTTGTACCGGACCTATTGTTGGAACCTTATTGGTAGAAGCTGCTTCAAATGGTGGAATTGCTCCTGTTGTTGGAATGTTAGGATTCTCACTCGCATTGGCACTGCCATTTATGTTCTTTGCTATGTTCCCAGGCTGGTTAAATTCGTTGCCAAAATCCGGTGGCTGGCTGAACACTGTAAAAGTAGTTTTAGGGTTTCTGGAATTGGCATTAGCATTTAAATTTTTATCCAATGCTGATTTGGTGCTTCAGTTGCACTTTTTGGAAAGAGAAGTATTCATCGCAATCTGGATCGCTATTTTTGCAGCTCTGACGTTATATTTATTCGGAAAAATTACATTGCCTCACGATAGTCCTTTAAATCATATTTCGGTAGGAAGACTGTATTTAGGATTGCTTACGTTAGTATTTACGGTTTATTTAATTCCGGGACTTTGGGGAGCGCCATTAAAATTAATTAGCGCATTCCCGCCACCACCACAATATAGCGAAAGTCCGTTTGGGGTAGGGGGATCTGCAAATTCAAATAATGGAAGTACTGAAACCATTTCGGGTTTACCGGAAGGAGCAGAGTTAGGTCCTCACGGTATTATGGTTTTTCATGATTACGAAGATGGTTTAGCGTATGCGAAATCAATCAACAAACCCATTATGCTTGATTTTACAGGTTATGCTTGTGTGAATTGCCGAAAAATGGAAAACAATGTATGGTCAGAACCCATGATTTTACCAATCCTGAAAAATGAGGTCGTTTTGATTTCTCTTTATGTGGATGATAAACGTGACCTGCCAAAAGAAGAGCAGTATGTTACAGCAAAAGGAGATAAAATTGAAACGGTAGGAGATAAATGGACCGATTTTATGATTTCAAAATATAAAACCAATACGCAGCCATTATATGTGATAACCGATTTAGAAGGGAAGAATTTAAACAATTCTAAACCTACTATTAGTTATGTAAGCGAAGAAGAATATTTGCAATGGCTGAAAGAAGGAATTTCTAATTTTAAGTAG
- a CDS encoding amidohydrolase family protein: MINKNIYIGLLAFCASLQIKAQQIPAPQQTKSVLILNATAHLGNGSVIQNSAVGFKDGKLTLVADATTVRLAADAYDTTIDASGKHIYPGFIVANATLGLVEIDAVKSSDDQEEIGTFNPNVRSIIAYNSESKVVETVRPNGILMAQITPRGGRISGTSSVVQLDAWSWKDAIIKENDGIHLDFPSNFRRSGSWFEPGVIEANKDYPKQVEEIAAFWSNAKAYNQAASKERNIVFEATKGLFDGTQTLYIHADEEKQIVDAIQLAASNQIRKIVIVGGFEAYKAADVLQKYNVGVFLRRVHDMPTSDDEDVNLPYKMAKILTDKGIVVGLENSGDHERMSVRNLPFLAGTCAAYGLDREKALQLITSNTAKLLGIDATCGTLETGKDATLFISEGDALDMRTNKLTTAFIQGRKINLETFQTKLNDKFKAKFNQK, from the coding sequence ATGATTAATAAAAACATATATATAGGTCTGCTTGCTTTTTGTGCATCATTGCAAATAAAAGCACAGCAAATACCGGCACCTCAACAAACCAAATCGGTTTTGATTTTAAATGCTACTGCACACTTAGGTAACGGAAGTGTTATTCAAAACAGTGCCGTTGGATTTAAAGACGGAAAATTAACCCTGGTAGCAGACGCAACGACCGTGAGACTTGCTGCTGATGCCTATGACACAACCATTGACGCGAGTGGAAAACACATTTACCCTGGATTTATTGTGGCTAACGCAACATTAGGTTTGGTAGAAATTGATGCTGTGAAATCGTCAGACGATCAGGAAGAAATTGGAACTTTTAATCCAAACGTACGAAGTATCATCGCTTACAATTCTGAATCGAAAGTAGTAGAAACTGTTCGTCCGAATGGGATTTTAATGGCTCAGATCACTCCTCGTGGGGGTAGAATTTCCGGAACTTCTTCTGTAGTACAATTAGATGCATGGAGCTGGAAAGATGCGATTATAAAGGAAAATGACGGAATTCATCTTGACTTCCCTTCTAATTTCAGAAGATCAGGATCATGGTTTGAACCGGGAGTTATTGAAGCCAACAAAGATTATCCAAAACAAGTGGAAGAAATTGCAGCCTTCTGGAGTAACGCAAAGGCTTACAATCAGGCTGCTTCAAAAGAAAGAAACATTGTTTTTGAAGCTACAAAAGGGCTTTTTGATGGAACTCAGACGCTATACATCCATGCTGATGAAGAAAAACAAATCGTTGATGCTATTCAGTTAGCAGCAAGCAATCAGATCAGGAAAATAGTTATTGTAGGAGGTTTTGAAGCCTACAAAGCTGCTGATGTTTTGCAAAAATATAATGTTGGTGTATTCTTAAGACGTGTACATGACATGCCAACAAGTGATGACGAAGATGTAAATCTGCCTTATAAAATGGCCAAAATACTTACTGATAAAGGTATTGTGGTAGGACTTGAAAACAGTGGTGATCACGAGCGTATGAGCGTAAGAAACCTGCCGTTTTTAGCAGGAACCTGTGCAGCATATGGTTTAGACAGAGAGAAAGCGTTACAGCTTATCACTTCAAATACTGCCAAATTACTAGGTATTGATGCTACTTGCGGAACTTTGGAAACGGGTAAAGACGCCACTTTATTTATCTCTGAAGGTGATGCACTCGACATGAGAACGAATAAGCTTACAACTGCTTTCATTCAGGGAAGAAAGATTAACTTAGAAACTTTTCAAACCAAACTGAATGATAAATTCAAAGCAAAGTTCAATCAGAAATAA